The following proteins are co-located in the Sulfurovum sp. TSL6 genome:
- a CDS encoding sulfite exporter TauE/SafE family protein, producing the protein MGNIDLIIILTTAFLGSVGHCIGMCGGIVVAYSSTKIDQQTSYLQQTSAHLAYNFGRVTTYAMLGALFGFVGQVVAFTPTTKGVLFVFTGILMVLAGLSLLGNFKFLNSAEWSVSKYPWYQKSFRALMSDKSYLSFYLLGLLNGIIPCGLVYSFSIFAASTADPLAGALVMATFGLATIPALFFLGFLTKILQKGSLRGTMMKLAAMLVILYGGITLFKGYNFIAHPEMMKERMDKMHEGSTDGTLTGQFNGMKCAPGKCG; encoded by the coding sequence ATGGGCAATATCGATTTAATTATCATCTTAACAACCGCTTTTTTAGGCAGTGTTGGACATTGTATTGGTATGTGTGGCGGGATTGTTGTTGCATACTCTTCTACAAAAATAGATCAACAAACAAGTTATCTTCAACAAACATCCGCACATTTGGCCTATAACTTCGGTCGTGTCACGACTTATGCTATGTTAGGTGCCCTATTTGGTTTTGTAGGGCAAGTCGTTGCATTTACACCTACTACTAAGGGAGTGCTCTTTGTCTTTACGGGTATACTCATGGTATTGGCTGGACTTTCACTTTTGGGAAATTTTAAATTTCTAAACTCAGCAGAATGGTCGGTTTCCAAATACCCATGGTATCAAAAGAGCTTTAGAGCACTGATGTCAGACAAATCGTATCTCAGTTTTTATCTGTTAGGTTTGCTCAATGGTATTATCCCTTGTGGGCTTGTCTACTCTTTTTCCATTTTTGCGGCAAGTACAGCTGATCCTCTTGCGGGTGCTTTGGTGATGGCGACCTTCGGACTGGCTACCATCCCTGCACTTTTCTTTTTAGGCTTTCTCACAAAGATCCTGCAAAAAGGCTCCCTTCGTGGTACCATGATGAAGCTTGCCGCAATGCTTGTTATTCTCTATGGAGGGATCACACTGTTTAAAGGCTATAACTTTATAGCACATCCGGAAATGATGAAAGAGAGAATGGATAAAATGCATGAGGGAAGTACCGATGGCACACTTACAGGCCAATTTAACGGTATGAAATGTGCTCCAGGAAAATGTGGCTGA
- a CDS encoding acylphosphatase, with product MEWYRFMIFGKVQGVFYRKFVSQAMMKKQYKGYIQNLDDGTVEVVAEVFDEDFDTFMSILKDGSPSSLVEDIRYEIINDAEFRTDGFEIRY from the coding sequence ATGGAGTGGTATAGATTTATGATTTTTGGAAAAGTGCAGGGGGTATTCTATCGTAAGTTTGTTTCTCAGGCGATGATGAAGAAGCAATATAAAGGATACATACAAAATCTTGATGATGGTACAGTAGAAGTGGTAGCTGAAGTGTTTGATGAGGATTTTGATACATTCATGAGTATATTAAAAGATGGATCACCATCGAGCTTGGTAGAGGATATCCGATATGAGATCATCAATGATGCAGAATTTAGAACCGATGGGTTTGAAATAAGATATTAG
- a CDS encoding response regulator transcription factor has translation MSKILLLEDDANLNETVTEFLQEKGHDVVSVYDGYEAQEKLYESKYDLLLFDVNTPGMNGFDLLKEAREADVVAPAIFITSLDSVDDLEKGFESGCDDYIRKPFALKELQIRVETLLKRAFYHESKELIKISKDIAYDIKNNELIIDGKTVSLGHKESMLLKLFMKNEDEVIVHERIYKHLWDFDEEPSDTALRTYIKNLRKIIGKERIVSIKKQGYKFTAEK, from the coding sequence ATGAGTAAAATATTATTACTTGAAGATGATGCCAATCTGAATGAAACGGTTACAGAATTTCTGCAGGAAAAGGGGCATGATGTGGTGAGTGTCTATGATGGATATGAGGCACAAGAAAAATTGTATGAGAGTAAGTATGACCTGCTTCTTTTTGATGTCAACACGCCGGGTATGAATGGTTTTGATCTTTTAAAAGAAGCGAGAGAAGCTGATGTGGTTGCACCGGCTATTTTTATTACTTCTTTAGACTCGGTGGATGACTTGGAAAAAGGCTTTGAGAGTGGATGTGATGACTACATACGTAAACCTTTTGCGCTCAAAGAACTGCAGATACGTGTGGAGACACTCCTTAAACGTGCTTTTTATCATGAATCCAAAGAGTTGATAAAGATTTCAAAAGATATTGCCTATGACATCAAAAATAATGAATTGATCATCGATGGTAAAACGGTATCCTTGGGACACAAAGAGTCAATGCTGCTTAAACTCTTTATGAAAAATGAGGATGAGGTCATTGTCCATGAACGTATATATAAACATTTATGGGATTTTGATGAAGAGCCCAGTGATACGGCACTCCGCACTTACATTAAAAATCTTCGTAAAATCATAGGTAAGGAAAGAATTGTTAGTATTAAAAAACAAGGCTACAAATTCACTGCTGAGAAGTGA
- a CDS encoding copper resistance protein B, with amino-acid sequence MKKIVSGLMVMFALGQTAQASMEDDPLVTMFLMDRFEVLDNDENTRVWEGSFWIGYDINKLYLYSEGEATSDGLESSQNELVYSRAMAPFWDVQMGLAYDKSDDASKTWVEIAISGLAPYYFETRAALLVNGEGNVGLRLDAEYEALLTQKLILTPSLEADLYTKDDPDMHIGSGISNLEAGLRLRYEFIRELAPLYRYYMGKNIWKYT; translated from the coding sequence ATGAAAAAAATAGTATCAGGTTTGATGGTTATGTTTGCATTGGGACAAACTGCTCAGGCAAGTATGGAGGATGATCCATTGGTCACCATGTTCCTTATGGATCGATTTGAAGTACTGGACAATGATGAAAATACAAGAGTGTGGGAAGGCAGCTTTTGGATAGGCTACGATATCAATAAACTTTACCTCTACAGTGAAGGGGAAGCGACTTCTGACGGCTTGGAGTCAAGCCAAAATGAACTGGTGTACTCCAGGGCTATGGCACCGTTTTGGGATGTACAGATGGGGTTGGCCTATGACAAAAGTGATGATGCATCCAAAACATGGGTAGAGATCGCAATTTCAGGTTTGGCGCCTTACTATTTTGAGACAAGAGCGGCTCTGCTTGTCAATGGAGAGGGGAATGTCGGATTACGTTTAGATGCGGAGTATGAAGCACTGCTGACACAGAAACTGATACTCACACCATCACTCGAAGCAGATCTCTACACAAAAGACGATCCGGATATGCACATTGGTTCCGGAATTTCCAACCTAGAAGCAGGATTACGTTTACGCTATGAATTTATACGTGAACTTGCACCCCTATATCGGTATTACATGGGAAAAAACATTTGGAAATACACGTGA
- the msrA gene encoding peptide-methionine (S)-S-oxide reductase MsrA: MKRELILGGGCFWCTEAVFELLKGVSDVESGYANGHTPNPTYRDICTGDTGYAEVIKITYDDSIITVDTLLEIFFLVHNPTTLNRQGADVGTQYRSTILYTDDEIKEAAESAMEAAQADYSDPIITVIEPLDNYYKAEEYHQDYYRQNQMQGYCMAVIPPKLAKLKAKFGKEMA; this comes from the coding sequence ATGAAACGTGAACTCATACTCGGCGGTGGATGTTTCTGGTGTACTGAAGCAGTATTTGAATTACTTAAAGGTGTCAGTGATGTAGAGAGCGGGTACGCTAATGGACATACGCCCAATCCAACCTACAGAGATATCTGTACAGGTGACACAGGGTATGCAGAAGTCATTAAGATCACGTATGATGACAGTATCATTACGGTAGATACCTTACTGGAAATTTTCTTCCTGGTCCACAACCCTACAACACTCAACCGACAAGGTGCAGATGTAGGAACGCAATATCGCTCAACCATTCTTTATACCGATGATGAGATAAAAGAGGCTGCCGAGTCTGCGATGGAAGCTGCCCAGGCGGACTATAGTGATCCTATCATCACAGTCATAGAACCTTTAGACAACTACTATAAAGCAGAAGAGTATCATCAGGACTATTATCGTCAAAACCAAATGCAGGGTTACTGTATGGCAGTCATACCACCAAAATTAGCAAAACTTAAAGCGAAATTTGGCAAAGAGATGGCGTAG
- a CDS encoding copper resistance system multicopper oxidase encodes MRRRTFVKGVAVTSLLTLTATDAEARTRSKRINNRNILRGNEFFLDIDYTPVNITGKNAVATAINGQIPAPTLVWKEGETVTLHVTNHLKKTSSIHWHGIILPAGMDGVPGLSFDGIAPGETFTYTFKVRQHGTYWYHSHSGFQEQTGMYGAIIIQPKRKEPFAYDKDYVVLLSDWSDEKPETIYKKLKKMSHYYNFSRRTVGTFLDEVKEKGLANAFSDRKMWNQMRMNDRDLSDVTGYTYTFLMNGKNPATQFKALFNRGEKIRLRFVNASAMTFFDVRIPGLKMTVVAADGNHVKPLSIEEFRIGVAETYDVIVEPADHKAYAIFAQSIDRSGYAMGSFTPKTSMLAKAPAMDPKPVLTHTDMGMDMGQMDHGGGMKCGSGMMMSSKKDLEKDKYAKMESQRYPITQLPMKRGLQTTMKAVAPKYRLDDPGVGLRNNGRKVLTYADLKNRYSTRKAKKPDREIILHLTGNMERYMWSINGIKYADSKPLVFYYGERIRITFINDTMMNHPMHLHGMWSDLETGDDNHLVRKHTVIVQPGAKISYRVTVDARGAWAYHCHMLYHMAGMFRKVVVA; translated from the coding sequence ATGCGAAGACGAACATTTGTAAAAGGGGTGGCTGTCACTTCACTACTGACGCTTACGGCAACAGATGCAGAGGCCAGAACAAGGTCAAAACGGATCAACAACCGTAATATCCTTAGGGGAAATGAATTTTTCCTGGACATCGACTATACACCGGTGAATATCACAGGGAAAAATGCTGTAGCCACTGCCATCAATGGACAGATACCAGCTCCTACCCTGGTGTGGAAAGAAGGGGAAACTGTCACCTTGCATGTGACCAATCATTTGAAAAAAACCTCTTCTATTCACTGGCATGGCATCATTTTACCTGCCGGGATGGATGGTGTTCCCGGTCTGAGTTTTGACGGTATTGCTCCGGGAGAGACTTTTACCTATACCTTCAAAGTACGGCAGCACGGAACCTACTGGTATCACAGTCACTCAGGATTTCAGGAGCAAACAGGGATGTATGGTGCCATTATCATCCAGCCAAAGAGAAAAGAACCGTTTGCCTATGACAAAGACTATGTTGTACTGCTCTCTGACTGGAGTGATGAGAAACCCGAAACGATCTACAAAAAACTCAAAAAGATGAGCCACTACTATAATTTTTCTCGAAGGACGGTAGGTACTTTTCTGGATGAAGTAAAAGAGAAAGGCTTGGCAAATGCGTTTTCTGATAGAAAAATGTGGAACCAGATGCGTATGAATGACCGGGACCTCTCTGATGTCACAGGATACACCTATACTTTCTTGATGAATGGAAAAAATCCTGCGACCCAATTTAAAGCACTTTTTAACAGAGGGGAAAAGATCCGTCTGCGTTTTGTCAATGCCTCGGCAATGACATTCTTTGATGTACGTATACCCGGACTCAAAATGACCGTGGTAGCTGCAGATGGAAATCATGTCAAACCTCTAAGCATCGAGGAGTTTCGTATCGGGGTAGCAGAAACTTATGATGTCATAGTAGAGCCTGCTGATCATAAAGCCTATGCCATATTTGCACAGAGTATCGACCGTTCAGGGTATGCCATGGGATCATTCACACCGAAAACTTCTATGTTGGCAAAGGCACCTGCCATGGATCCCAAACCTGTACTTACCCATACTGATATGGGAATGGATATGGGCCAAATGGATCACGGCGGGGGTATGAAATGCGGTTCAGGTATGATGATGTCTTCTAAAAAAGACTTGGAAAAAGACAAATATGCAAAGATGGAATCACAGAGATATCCCATAACGCAACTGCCTATGAAACGCGGATTACAAACTACCATGAAGGCAGTAGCACCTAAATACAGACTGGATGATCCAGGAGTAGGACTGAGAAATAATGGTCGAAAAGTCCTGACCTATGCAGATCTGAAGAACAGATACTCAACGCGTAAAGCCAAAAAACCGGACAGAGAGATCATTTTACACCTCACGGGCAATATGGAACGCTATATGTGGTCTATCAATGGTATCAAATATGCCGACTCCAAACCTTTGGTGTTTTACTACGGTGAACGTATACGTATTACATTTATCAACGATACCATGATGAACCACCCCATGCATCTGCATGGCATGTGGAGTGACCTGGAAACAGGTGACGATAACCATTTGGTTAGAAAACATACAGTCATTGTACAGCCAGGTGCCAAGATAAGTTACAGGGTCACCGTTGATGCCAGAGGTGCATGGGCATATCATTGTCATATGCTTTATCATATGGCCGGTATGTTCAGAAAAGTGGTGGTAGCATAA
- the trxC gene encoding thioredoxin TrxC has protein sequence MNVNVVCPHCLKVNRIPKKESYAKANCGECKKSLLESQPISVDSDKLGTFIANSDIPVVVDFWAPWCGPCLQMAPAFEEAALAMPLQAQFVKVNTDEQQALGAQYGIQSIPTLIVFKNGKEVDRVSGALDASRLQNWVRQSL, from the coding sequence ATGAATGTTAATGTTGTATGCCCGCATTGTCTGAAAGTGAACCGTATACCTAAGAAAGAATCTTATGCTAAAGCGAACTGCGGTGAGTGTAAGAAGTCTCTGCTTGAGAGTCAGCCTATTTCTGTCGATTCAGACAAACTGGGTACTTTTATAGCCAATTCCGATATTCCTGTGGTCGTAGACTTTTGGGCACCATGGTGTGGCCCTTGTCTGCAGATGGCTCCTGCTTTTGAAGAAGCTGCTTTGGCGATGCCACTTCAGGCACAGTTTGTAAAGGTCAATACCGATGAACAGCAAGCTTTGGGTGCTCAGTATGGCATACAGAGCATACCAACGCTCATCGTGTTTAAAAATGGTAAAGAAGTTGATAGAGTGAGTGGTGCTTTAGATGCCAGTAGACTACAAAACTGGGTCAGGCAGTCTCTGTAG